One Dunckerocampus dactyliophorus isolate RoL2022-P2 chromosome 18, RoL_Ddac_1.1, whole genome shotgun sequence genomic region harbors:
- the LOC129170800 gene encoding nucleoside diphosphate kinase B-like yields the protein MERTFIAVKPDGIQRGLCGDIIKRLEQRGFRLVAAKFMQASEEQMKTHYLDLKEMPFYAGLCKYMSSGPIFAMVWEGRSIVKLARMMLGETNPADSKPGSIRGDFCIDIGRNIIHGSDTLDNAKREIDLWFKADEMVDYAPCAQAWLYE from the exons ATGGAGCGCACCTTCATCGCCGTGAAGCCTGATGGCATCCAGAGAGGTTTGTGCGGTGACATCATCAAGCGCTTGGAGCAGAGAGGCTTCAGGCTGGTTGCTGCCAAGTTCATGCAG GCGTCAGAGGAACAGATGAAGACGCACTACTTGGACCTCAAGGAAATGCCCTTCTACGCTGGACTGTGCAAGTACATGTCGTCCGGACCCATCTTTGCCATG GTGTGGGAGGGGCGGAGCATCGTCAAGCTGGCCCGGATGATGCTGGGAGAGACCAACCCGGCCGACTCCAAACCCGGAAGCATCCGAGGAGACTTCTGCATCGACATTGGCAG AAACATCATTCACGGCAGCGACACGCTGGACAACGCCAAGCGGGAGATCGACTTGTGGTTCAAGGCCGATGAGATGGTGGACTATGCACCCTGTGCCCAAGCCTGGCTCTACGAGTGA